One genomic window of Corynebacterium pseudotuberculosis includes the following:
- the cydC gene encoding thiol reductant ABC exporter subunit CydC: protein MSDTRNFLRQSGVRNRDLVGAILAASITLISALGLSVLSGWLITRAWQMPPILDLAIAITAVRALGISRAVFRYIDRLISHRLALRALRNLRSTVFQSIAETTTPHSDAILTQGDQLTRLSKDTERVTDFIVRSLVPSGTALVVSIIAVTFTFLLLPSAGLVLLVSFCVTGLFIPWLSQRSSNKLLQRTAVESEDAWEQKLQEVLSHRVEFHAAGIAQQRADSAIDASRRASDDQIRATRNDSVQAFLLSLSCDLTVLAIAWLGLQNYSGSPMWLGMLVILSLAAFESHAELAKASIHADVVSTASQALAEVTGKALPSPPEASLFTDTTLKVSHLQCLHTDKTWDFTLAPNERRLITGPSGVGKTTLLYTLAGLLEPRSGSASIGGDSSAAARRSLIRMHPENEWLFSTNIRENIRVANPDAPDALIEATLRALGMGQWLDTNQGLDTVLVDGASSLSSGQRRRLLLARALCSTAPILLLDEPTAHISHTDASRFLDILLHKPLPGALPQRSLIIVSHSQ, encoded by the coding sequence ATGAGTGACACTAGAAATTTTCTACGTCAAAGCGGCGTGCGAAACCGAGATCTGGTTGGCGCTATCCTCGCAGCAAGCATCACTCTTATAAGCGCGCTCGGTTTATCTGTTTTATCCGGCTGGCTTATCACTCGGGCATGGCAGATGCCTCCAATTTTGGACTTGGCAATAGCCATCACCGCAGTTAGAGCCCTGGGTATTTCCCGGGCAGTGTTCAGATATATTGACCGCTTGATCTCCCATCGGCTGGCTCTCCGCGCACTACGCAATCTCCGCAGCACTGTTTTTCAGAGTATCGCCGAGACCACGACCCCCCATTCCGATGCGATCCTCACACAAGGCGATCAACTCACCCGTCTTTCCAAAGACACTGAACGGGTGACTGATTTTATTGTCCGATCGCTCGTTCCATCTGGTACCGCACTGGTGGTATCCATTATCGCGGTAACTTTTACTTTTCTTTTGCTGCCCAGCGCTGGCTTGGTACTCCTCGTTAGTTTTTGTGTCACCGGCTTGTTCATTCCTTGGCTTTCTCAACGCTCATCCAACAAACTGCTGCAGCGCACTGCCGTTGAATCAGAAGACGCGTGGGAACAAAAATTGCAAGAGGTGCTTTCTCATCGCGTAGAGTTTCACGCCGCAGGCATCGCGCAACAACGAGCCGACTCGGCGATCGATGCTTCTCGACGCGCCTCCGATGATCAAATCCGTGCGACTCGAAACGACTCTGTACAGGCCTTCTTGCTGTCACTCTCCTGCGACCTCACGGTCCTGGCAATAGCCTGGCTGGGACTTCAGAACTATAGCGGCTCACCGATGTGGCTAGGGATGCTAGTTATCTTGTCTTTGGCGGCCTTTGAATCTCATGCCGAGCTAGCAAAAGCCTCTATCCACGCGGACGTTGTTTCCACTGCGTCACAAGCCCTAGCGGAGGTCACCGGTAAGGCGCTACCGAGTCCCCCCGAGGCCTCGCTTTTCACGGATACAACGTTAAAAGTTTCCCATCTGCAGTGCCTGCATACAGACAAAACATGGGATTTCACGCTCGCACCCAACGAGCGGCGCCTTATCACTGGTCCCAGCGGAGTCGGAAAAACCACGCTGCTCTACACCCTAGCTGGGTTATTGGAGCCTCGGTCCGGAAGCGCCTCAATTGGAGGAGACTCCAGTGCGGCGGCTCGAAGATCACTCATCCGCATGCATCCTGAAAACGAATGGCTTTTTTCTACCAATATCCGGGAAAACATCCGTGTTGCTAACCCTGATGCCCCCGATGCCCTCATCGAGGCCACGCTTAGGGCGTTGGGGATGGGCCAGTGGCTAGATACAAATCAGGGCCTGGACACGGTGCTTGTCGACGGCGCCAGCTCACTTTCTAGCGGCCAGCGGCGCCGATTACTGCTGGCTCGGGCGTTGTGCTCTACTGCGCCAATCTTGCTTCTCGACGAACCCACCGCCCACATCTCCCATACAGATGCCTCTCGTTTCCTCGATATCTTGCTGCATAAACCACTGCCCGGCGCGCTGCCCCAGCGTAGCCTCATAATTGTCAGCCACAGCCAGTAG
- a CDS encoding GNAT family N-acetyltransferase, whose translation MTQNSHDNIAVEHEPEQSRFALYKDGELGGFASYVERGQSREFNHTVVESAFRGQGLSKPLIKHALDASHADGFSILPTCSAIKDFIAKNPEYQEVVI comes from the coding sequence ATGACACAGAACTCTCATGACAATATTGCAGTGGAACACGAGCCGGAGCAGAGCCGTTTTGCTCTTTACAAAGATGGAGAGCTTGGCGGATTTGCCAGTTACGTTGAGCGGGGCCAGTCTCGCGAATTCAATCACACAGTCGTAGAATCTGCTTTCCGTGGGCAGGGCCTATCAAAACCACTAATTAAGCACGCTCTTGATGCTAGCCACGCAGATGGTTTTTCTATCCTTCCAACGTGCTCTGCAATCAAGGATTTTATTGCCAAGAATCCTGAGTACCAAGAGGTTGTTATATAA
- the epsC gene encoding serine O-acetyltransferase EpsC: protein MYNIVKMIREDLANARDHDPAARGDVENAIVYSGLHAIWSHRVAHKLWGRGYKGPARVLSQITRFLTGIEIHPGATIGRRFFIDHGMGIVIGETAEIGEGVMLYHGVTLGGQVLTQTKRHPTVEDNVTIGAGAKVLGPITIGEGSAIGANAVVTKDVPANHIAVGIPAKNRPRGAGEKIKLVDPDYYI from the coding sequence ATGTACAACATCGTCAAGATGATTCGCGAGGACCTAGCAAATGCGCGGGATCATGATCCTGCCGCACGCGGCGACGTGGAAAATGCCATTGTTTATTCTGGGTTGCACGCCATATGGTCACACCGAGTGGCGCACAAACTCTGGGGCCGGGGGTATAAAGGGCCAGCACGCGTTCTATCCCAAATCACGCGTTTTCTCACAGGTATTGAGATCCACCCTGGCGCAACCATTGGCCGTCGATTCTTTATCGATCATGGCATGGGCATAGTTATCGGAGAGACCGCGGAGATTGGGGAAGGCGTGATGTTGTACCACGGCGTAACCCTCGGCGGGCAGGTTCTTACACAAACAAAGCGCCATCCAACTGTGGAAGATAACGTGACTATTGGCGCAGGCGCTAAGGTCTTAGGGCCCATCACTATCGGTGAAGGAAGCGCTATCGGCGCGAATGCAGTGGTAACAAAAGATGTTCCGGCCAACCACATAGCGGTGGGCATTCCCGCGAAAAACCGTCCACGTGGAGCTGGTGAAAAGATAAAGCTTGTGGACCCGGATTATTACATTTAG
- the cysK gene encoding cysteine synthase A — translation MAKVYDNILDTIGNTPIVRINRLAQDLPGNVLVKIESFNPANSVKDRIGKAIVDAAEASGALKPGGTIVEATSGNTGIALALVGAARGYNVVLTMPETMSLERRVMLRAYGAEIILTPGAAGMQGAVDKANEIVRERGNAILASQFANAANPEVHRNTTGEEIWKDTEGQVDIFVAGIGTGGTITGAGETLKKHNPDIKIYAVEPAASPLLTTGKAGPHKIQGLGANFIPEVLNQKIYEEVLTVTNEDAIAVSRQLAAQEGILGGISAGANLKAALEIAARPENEGKTIVTVVPDYGERYVSTALFEDIRD, via the coding sequence ATGGCTAAGGTCTATGACAACATTTTGGACACCATTGGCAATACACCAATCGTTCGTATTAACCGTCTGGCACAAGATCTTCCAGGCAACGTTCTGGTAAAAATAGAGTCTTTTAATCCAGCCAACTCGGTTAAAGACCGCATTGGTAAAGCCATCGTGGACGCAGCGGAAGCATCTGGTGCTCTTAAACCTGGCGGAACTATAGTCGAAGCAACATCTGGAAACACAGGCATTGCACTTGCGTTAGTAGGCGCAGCCCGTGGTTACAACGTTGTCCTTACGATGCCGGAAACAATGTCTCTGGAACGCCGCGTTATGCTCCGTGCCTATGGGGCAGAAATTATCTTGACACCCGGTGCCGCAGGCATGCAGGGGGCCGTGGATAAGGCAAATGAGATCGTCCGTGAGCGAGGCAATGCTATTCTGGCCAGCCAATTTGCCAACGCCGCAAATCCTGAGGTCCACCGCAACACCACAGGTGAAGAAATCTGGAAGGACACCGAGGGCCAGGTTGATATTTTTGTAGCCGGCATCGGCACCGGCGGAACAATCACGGGGGCGGGCGAGACATTAAAGAAGCACAATCCCGATATTAAAATTTACGCCGTTGAGCCGGCAGCTTCTCCCCTGCTTACCACCGGTAAAGCCGGCCCTCACAAGATCCAAGGACTGGGAGCCAACTTCATTCCAGAGGTCCTCAATCAAAAGATCTACGAGGAAGTTCTCACAGTTACTAATGAAGACGCCATTGCGGTTTCCCGTCAGCTAGCAGCACAGGAAGGCATCCTTGGGGGTATCTCTGCAGGAGCTAACCTCAAAGCAGCCCTTGAAATAGCTGCCCGTCCAGAGAATGAAGGCAAGACCATAGTCACTGTCGTCCCGGATTACGGTGAGCGCTACGTCTCCACTGCTCTATTCGAGGATATTCGCGACTAA
- the cydB gene encoding cytochrome d ubiquinol oxidase subunit II, translated as MDLHIIWFILVGILFTGYFILEGFDFGVGMLLPFLKHRERDAAVKAIGPVWDGNEVWLITAGGALFAAFPEWYATMFSGFYLPLFLILISLILRGVALEWRSKVDTAAWRRWCDRGIGIGSWVPALLWGVAFANIVRGVAVDANRQIDSGLHGLLSLLNPFALLGGAAFVAVFLLHGATFLALKTNIQPVHRVARVMIGPTIVVGAAFALWTQLSFGKTWTWAVVAVIVLACAATVASLSFRRDGWAFSATAVLICAVSVLLFGALFPSLLPTTLADGVGLDIYNAASSAYTLKVMTWAAVLITPLVLLYQGWTYWVFRARVIVRHD; from the coding sequence ATGGACCTGCACATCATTTGGTTTATCCTCGTAGGAATCCTGTTTACCGGCTATTTCATCCTTGAGGGATTCGACTTTGGTGTAGGCATGTTGTTGCCTTTTCTTAAACACCGCGAACGCGATGCCGCTGTCAAGGCCATCGGGCCTGTGTGGGATGGCAACGAGGTGTGGCTGATTACCGCAGGAGGCGCGCTCTTCGCGGCTTTCCCCGAATGGTACGCCACTATGTTTTCAGGCTTTTACTTGCCGTTATTCCTTATCCTCATCAGCTTGATCTTGCGGGGAGTCGCTTTGGAATGGCGTTCTAAAGTTGATACTGCCGCATGGCGCCGCTGGTGCGACCGTGGCATTGGTATTGGCAGTTGGGTCCCAGCGTTGTTGTGGGGCGTTGCTTTTGCCAACATCGTGCGCGGTGTCGCAGTAGACGCTAATCGACAGATTGATTCCGGTTTGCACGGATTATTGTCCCTTTTAAATCCTTTTGCTCTGCTAGGCGGTGCCGCTTTTGTTGCGGTATTCCTCCTACACGGGGCCACTTTCTTGGCGCTAAAAACAAATATCCAGCCTGTCCACCGGGTGGCGCGCGTCATGATCGGACCAACTATTGTCGTTGGCGCAGCCTTTGCATTGTGGACACAACTTTCTTTTGGCAAAACCTGGACATGGGCAGTAGTCGCGGTGATTGTGCTCGCGTGCGCAGCTACGGTGGCGTCGTTAAGCTTCCGACGCGATGGCTGGGCCTTTAGCGCAACGGCTGTTCTCATTTGTGCAGTGTCAGTGTTGCTTTTTGGTGCACTATTCCCGTCATTACTTCCAACCACACTCGCAGATGGAGTTGGACTCGATATTTACAACGCCGCAAGCTCTGCCTACACATTAAAGGTCATGACATGGGCCGCAGTTCTTATTACTCCGTTGGTTTTGCTTTATCAAGGCTGGACCTACTGGGTATTCCGCGCTAGAGTCATCGTCCGCCACGACTAG
- a CDS encoding iron-containing alcohol dehydrogenase family protein — protein sequence MSYSLQLPGYSIGKDAYGKIDEVIASYGYRAVVIGGKTAIEKTREAFEAAQEEQDFVIEDWVVYGHNSTYGNVDKLCSLESVRNAEVIFGVGGGRAIDTVKVVAARLEKPLFNFPTVGSNCAAATNLSVMYKDDDSLEGYDYQPGPCQHVFINTAVIANSPVDLFWAGIADGMSKECEVKLQSRGKELTNAPLMGRHLSSSVTPALMEYGFRALQDCKNARPSRAIEEVVLAIVMTCGYVSNMTVDPGQTYYYNSALAHAFYNSTTAIPRCVGVHLHGEIVSYGVLALLQYDQDFERKDRYVEFYKTMGFPLTLADLDLSESDVPAIMERVPTTTEWKVGEYDFGRFARAIIDAQVFN from the coding sequence ATGTCTTACTCGCTTCAACTTCCTGGCTATAGCATCGGCAAAGATGCGTATGGGAAAATTGATGAGGTCATTGCTTCTTATGGATACCGTGCAGTGGTTATCGGGGGCAAAACTGCCATAGAGAAAACCCGTGAGGCTTTTGAAGCTGCGCAAGAAGAACAAGATTTTGTTATCGAAGACTGGGTTGTTTATGGGCATAATTCCACTTATGGCAACGTCGATAAGCTATGCAGCCTTGAATCGGTGCGTAATGCAGAGGTGATCTTTGGTGTCGGGGGCGGCCGGGCGATTGACACGGTAAAGGTCGTTGCAGCGCGGTTGGAGAAGCCTCTCTTTAACTTTCCCACGGTGGGTTCTAACTGTGCAGCGGCAACAAACCTCTCTGTGATGTACAAGGACGACGATTCCCTGGAAGGTTACGATTATCAGCCGGGGCCTTGTCAGCATGTGTTTATTAATACTGCTGTGATCGCGAATTCTCCGGTGGACCTCTTCTGGGCGGGTATTGCTGACGGGATGTCAAAGGAATGCGAAGTCAAATTGCAATCTCGGGGCAAAGAGTTGACTAACGCTCCGCTGATGGGACGTCACCTGAGTTCTTCTGTGACTCCTGCGCTCATGGAGTATGGCTTCCGGGCGCTTCAGGACTGCAAGAATGCTCGCCCCTCAAGAGCCATCGAAGAAGTGGTCCTGGCAATCGTTATGACTTGTGGATATGTATCCAATATGACGGTCGATCCAGGGCAAACCTATTATTACAACTCTGCATTGGCGCATGCTTTTTATAACTCGACTACTGCGATACCCCGTTGTGTCGGCGTGCATCTCCACGGGGAGATCGTTTCCTATGGTGTGTTGGCGCTGCTGCAATACGACCAGGATTTCGAGCGCAAAGATCGTTACGTGGAATTTTATAAAACTATGGGCTTCCCGTTAACTCTCGCGGATTTGGACCTTAGCGAATCTGACGTGCCGGCGATTATGGAAAGAGTCCCGACCACCACCGAGTGGAAGGTTGGGGAATATGACTTTGGTCGGTTCGCCCGCGCGATCATTGACGCTCAAGTTTTTAACTAG
- a CDS encoding cytochrome ubiquinol oxidase subunit I, with translation MDLVDISRWQFGITTVYHFIFVPLTIGLAPIVAGFQTAWVLTNKDKWLRATKFFGTLFLVNFAMGVVTGIVQEFQFGMAWSEYSRFVGDVFGAPLALEGLVAFFVESTFLGLWIFGWGRLPRWIHLASIWLVAVAVNVSAYFIIVANSFMQHPVGAIFNPETGRAELVSLTALLTNPTALAAWPHAVTGSLLTAGTFVAGIAGWWMIKESRKDSAEKREEAASLWRPLFRIGSWVTILSAVGLGVTGDIQGKLMFVQQPMKMAAAESLCQTATDPYFSVLSIGTHNDCGAVQHLIELPGVLSFLAANKFSGVTLQGVEHLQKQYEQLYGPGNYTPNLFVTYWSFRAMIGLMLASIVLAVVGLWYTRRGAVPRARWMGIGALIALPFPFLANSAGWVFTEMGRQPWVVAPNPDAAPGSPGNADRIHLIVDFGVSNNAVWVVFTSLIGFTLVYGALACVWFWLMKKKVVEGMPTNVDSAPLVTPQDEDSSVRILQFGKDKSSTDREIRS, from the coding sequence ATGGATCTGGTTGATATTTCACGGTGGCAGTTTGGAATCACCACTGTTTACCACTTTATTTTTGTACCACTCACAATCGGGCTAGCACCGATAGTCGCAGGCTTTCAAACTGCGTGGGTACTGACCAACAAAGACAAGTGGCTGCGCGCCACAAAGTTTTTTGGCACTCTCTTCCTGGTCAATTTTGCCATGGGCGTGGTCACTGGCATTGTGCAGGAGTTCCAATTCGGAATGGCTTGGAGTGAGTACTCCAGGTTTGTCGGTGATGTCTTTGGCGCGCCTCTCGCGTTAGAAGGTCTTGTCGCGTTCTTTGTCGAGTCCACATTCCTAGGCCTGTGGATCTTTGGCTGGGGGCGTTTACCTCGGTGGATCCATCTAGCCTCCATTTGGCTTGTTGCCGTAGCCGTAAACGTTTCCGCATATTTCATCATCGTGGCCAATTCCTTTATGCAGCACCCGGTGGGAGCCATCTTTAACCCAGAGACGGGGCGGGCTGAGCTTGTCTCCCTCACCGCGTTACTGACCAACCCCACTGCACTCGCTGCATGGCCTCATGCGGTAACCGGGTCGTTGCTTACCGCAGGCACCTTTGTCGCAGGAATTGCCGGTTGGTGGATGATTAAGGAATCTCGCAAGGATTCCGCAGAAAAGCGCGAAGAAGCTGCTTCTTTATGGCGTCCGCTATTCCGCATCGGATCGTGGGTAACGATCCTAAGCGCCGTAGGGTTGGGGGTTACTGGAGATATTCAAGGAAAGCTGATGTTTGTTCAGCAGCCAATGAAGATGGCTGCTGCGGAGTCTTTGTGCCAAACCGCCACAGACCCCTATTTCTCAGTTTTATCCATAGGAACCCACAACGATTGTGGCGCGGTACAGCATCTCATCGAGCTGCCTGGTGTCCTGAGTTTCCTCGCCGCAAATAAATTCAGTGGCGTGACGCTACAAGGCGTAGAGCACTTGCAAAAGCAGTATGAGCAGCTATACGGCCCCGGCAACTACACCCCCAATCTGTTTGTCACATATTGGTCATTCCGCGCGATGATTGGGTTGATGTTGGCGTCGATAGTGCTCGCTGTTGTGGGGCTTTGGTACACCCGACGCGGCGCAGTTCCCCGTGCTCGCTGGATGGGGATTGGTGCGTTAATCGCTCTGCCTTTCCCTTTCCTTGCTAACTCAGCGGGATGGGTCTTCACCGAAATGGGTCGGCAGCCATGGGTTGTGGCTCCCAACCCAGACGCAGCTCCCGGATCTCCTGGTAATGCGGACCGCATCCATCTCATCGTTGACTTTGGCGTATCCAACAACGCGGTGTGGGTAGTTTTTACCTCCCTCATTGGTTTCACCCTTGTTTATGGAGCCCTGGCTTGTGTCTGGTTCTGGCTGATGAAGAAGAAGGTTGTAGAGGGGATGCCCACCAATGTGGACTCTGCACCATTGGTCACTCCGCAAGATGAGGACTCATCCGTGCGCATCCTGCAATTTGGTAAAGACAAATCCTCAACCGACCGTGAAATTAGGAGCTAA
- the ramA gene encoding acetate metabolism transcriptional regulator RamA, with protein sequence MESQRVKDDDDAIRSALASLKNATGIPVTMYATVQSDNRLLINQWVGLRTPALQNLTIENGVGVGGRVVKTRRPVGVSDYMRANVISHDLDPVIQDEGLHSIVAVPVIVHREVRGVLYVGVHSPVRLGDKVIEEVTMTARVLEQDLAIIAASRRSEGLRGAAKQGRMINGAEWEQIRATHSKLRMLANRIDHEELRQELEELCDQMVAPVHVKQTTKLSARELDVLSCVALGHTNVEAAEEMGIGAETVKSYLRSVMRKLGAHTRYEAVNAARRIGALP encoded by the coding sequence GTGGAATCTCAACGCGTCAAAGATGATGACGATGCGATCCGCTCTGCGCTGGCATCACTAAAAAATGCCACTGGTATCCCAGTGACCATGTATGCGACCGTTCAGTCGGATAATCGCCTACTAATTAATCAGTGGGTAGGATTGCGTACTCCCGCGCTTCAGAATCTGACGATTGAAAACGGCGTAGGCGTAGGCGGGCGAGTGGTCAAGACTCGTCGTCCAGTAGGCGTGAGTGATTACATGCGTGCCAACGTGATTTCGCATGATCTGGATCCTGTCATTCAGGACGAAGGCTTGCATTCGATTGTGGCAGTCCCCGTCATTGTGCATCGCGAGGTTCGCGGAGTCCTATATGTCGGCGTTCATTCCCCAGTTCGCCTTGGCGACAAAGTGATTGAAGAGGTCACTATGACTGCCCGGGTTCTAGAACAAGATCTCGCTATTATTGCTGCTTCTCGACGCTCCGAGGGGTTGCGTGGCGCGGCAAAGCAGGGGCGCATGATAAACGGCGCCGAGTGGGAACAGATTAGGGCCACTCACTCCAAGCTGCGTATGCTGGCTAACCGCATTGATCATGAAGAACTGCGTCAAGAACTTGAAGAGCTCTGCGATCAAATGGTCGCCCCTGTTCACGTCAAGCAGACGACTAAGCTTTCCGCTCGTGAACTCGATGTTCTTTCTTGTGTAGCTCTTGGGCATACCAACGTTGAGGCTGCCGAGGAAATGGGGATTGGTGCAGAAACGGTGAAGAGTTACTTGCGTTCTGTTATGCGTAAGTTGGGTGCTCACACCCGCTATGAAGCCGTGAATGCAGCCCGCCGCATTGGTGCGCTGCCCTGA
- a CDS encoding ATP-binding cassette domain-containing protein has translation MNGPINIDLVRITPATQKFLVGAGVAEGLRSCLVLARGFLIGTLVARTITAFSNNAAPHISFWYWLSTLLVMVALALITGAARHWAHVSCGNAIDQLRSQALTALRRKDPREVQEEAGRWRALLGEGLGSLRGYFSDYLPALLAMCIATPSAILVISFLDLPSGLLAAGTIPLIPLFMVLIGTLTRTTTQRRLQETGTLNGQLVDLLSGALTLKALGNTSGPAEEIRRSGARHALTTMSVLRLAFLSSFALEFIATLSVALVAVGIGLRLVHGEISLEAGLIILIVVPEVYAPLRRVGAAFHASADGLTAANQVFQLIKNTPPADATPVKEFSEELCIQGLSVAGRDGILPQNLSFTAPHGQITILLGGNGSGKSTTFLAVLGVLPYSGSITAPPLEAISYLAAQPYCMEGTVDDNLHVFGQRDPATVKALMTELDVQLPPDRHISPGSGISTGQAQRLALTRSLSQPASLYLLDEPSAHLSPELIDPLIQAVQQRAAAGAAVVIATHDERLVKAAHQVIKL, from the coding sequence ATGAATGGGCCGATCAATATCGACCTCGTGCGTATTACTCCTGCCACGCAAAAGTTTCTCGTCGGCGCTGGCGTGGCAGAAGGATTACGCAGTTGCCTAGTGCTCGCACGTGGTTTCCTTATCGGAACTCTCGTGGCACGCACCATTACTGCTTTTAGTAACAACGCCGCCCCGCATATTTCTTTCTGGTATTGGCTAAGCACGTTGCTAGTTATGGTTGCGCTTGCGCTAATAACAGGCGCGGCGCGCCACTGGGCGCATGTCAGCTGTGGCAACGCCATAGATCAATTACGGTCTCAAGCACTTACTGCCTTGCGTCGAAAAGATCCACGCGAGGTACAAGAAGAAGCCGGACGCTGGCGCGCGCTCCTGGGAGAAGGCTTGGGCAGTTTGCGCGGCTACTTCAGCGATTACCTTCCCGCCCTGCTCGCGATGTGCATTGCTACCCCCTCCGCGATCCTGGTTATTAGTTTTCTCGATCTTCCTTCAGGTCTTCTCGCTGCAGGCACCATTCCGCTCATTCCCCTTTTTATGGTGCTTATTGGCACTCTTACTCGCACCACCACCCAACGGCGCTTGCAGGAGACGGGGACGCTCAACGGACAACTCGTCGATTTATTATCGGGAGCACTCACCCTCAAAGCTTTGGGGAATACATCGGGACCAGCGGAAGAAATACGGCGCAGCGGTGCACGCCACGCGCTCACCACTATGTCTGTTCTCCGGCTAGCCTTCTTATCCTCCTTCGCGCTGGAATTTATTGCGACGCTATCTGTCGCACTAGTAGCGGTGGGCATCGGCCTGCGTCTAGTCCACGGAGAAATATCCTTGGAAGCTGGGTTAATAATCCTTATTGTGGTGCCTGAGGTCTATGCGCCTCTGCGTAGGGTAGGCGCCGCTTTCCATGCTTCTGCCGATGGCCTCACGGCAGCAAACCAGGTGTTTCAACTCATCAAAAACACTCCCCCAGCGGATGCCACACCGGTAAAAGAATTCTCTGAAGAACTTTGTATCCAAGGACTCAGCGTGGCCGGACGCGACGGAATCTTGCCGCAAAACCTCAGCTTTACAGCACCGCATGGCCAAATCACTATTTTGTTGGGTGGCAACGGTTCCGGTAAGTCCACAACGTTTCTTGCTGTTCTCGGCGTTCTACCCTATTCCGGGAGTATCACTGCCCCGCCGCTAGAAGCTATTTCTTATCTCGCCGCCCAGCCCTATTGCATGGAAGGAACGGTAGATGACAACCTCCATGTTTTTGGCCAACGTGATCCCGCGACCGTGAAGGCGTTAATGACGGAACTAGATGTGCAGCTGCCGCCAGACCGACATATTAGCCCTGGCTCGGGTATCTCCACAGGACAAGCACAGCGATTGGCCCTCACGCGCTCGCTCTCCCAGCCTGCCAGCCTCTATCTTCTCGATGAACCTAGTGCACATCTCAGCCCCGAGTTGATCGATCCATTGATTCAAGCGGTTCAACAGCGAGCAGCAGCGGGTGCGGCTGTTGTAATAGCAACTCACGATGAACGGCTTGTTAAGGCAGCTCACCAGGTGATAAAGCTATGA